One Urocitellus parryii isolate mUroPar1 chromosome 9, mUroPar1.hap1, whole genome shotgun sequence DNA segment encodes these proteins:
- the Tbl2 gene encoding transducin beta-like protein 2 isoform X1, whose protein sequence is MELPQMPELMGLSLLVGLLALMATAAVARGWLRAEEERGGRPVRQKANGTKKSGSKKQKQSQRIRKEKPQQHSFTHRLLAAALKSHSGNISCMDFSSNGKYLATCADDRTVRIWSTKDFLQREHRSMRANVELDHATLVRFSPDCRAFIVWLANGDTLRVFKMTKREDGGFTFTATPEDFPKKHKAPVINIGIADTGKFIMTASSDTTVLIWNLKGQVLSTINTNQMNNTYAAISPCSRFVATCGFTPDVKVWEVCFGKKGDFQEVVRAFELKGHTAAVHSFAFSNDSRRMASVSKDGTWKLWDTDVEYKKQQDPYLLRTGRFEEASTMQCRLALSPDTHVLALASGTSIHLYNTRRGEKEECFEQVHGECITDLSFDITGRFLASCGDRAVRLFHNTPGHRAVVEEMQGLLKRASTESTRQRLQQQLTQAQEALRSLGALKK, encoded by the exons GCCAGAAAGCAAATGGAACCAAGAAGTCAGGATCCAAGAAGCAGAAACAGAGTCAGCGGATTCGCAAGGAGAAGCCTCAACAACATAGCTTCACTCACCGTCTCCTGGCTGCAGCACTGAAG AGCCACAGCGGAAACATATCTTGCATGGACTTTAGCAGCAATGGCAAGTATCTGGCCACCTGTGCAGATGATCGCACAGTCCGCATCTGGAGCACCAAGGACTTCCTCCAGCGGGAGCACCGCAGCATGAGAGCCAACGTGGAGCTGGATCACGCCACCTTGGTGCGCTTCAGCCCTGACTGCAG AGCCTTCATTGTTTGGCTGGCCAATGGGGACACTCTCCGTGTCTTCAAGATGACCAAGAGAGAAGATGGGGGATTTACCTTCACAGCCACCCCAGAGGACTTCCCTAAAAAGCACAAGGCACCTGTCATCAACATTGGCATTGCTGACACAG GGAAGTTCATCATGACAGCCTCCAGTGACACAACTGTCCTCATCTGGAATCTGAAAGGTCAGGTTCTGTCTACCATCAACACCAACCAGATGAACAATACCTATGCTGCTATATCCCCTTGCAGCAG GTTTGTGGCCACATGTGGTTTCACCCCAGATGTGAAGGTCTGGGAAGTCTGCTTTGGAAAGAAGGGGGACTTCCAGGAGGTCGTGCGAGCCTTTGAACTGAAGGGCCACACTGCAGCTGTCCACTCCTTCGCTTTCTCCAACGACTCGCGGAG GATGGCCTCTGTCTCCAAGGATGGTACATGGAAATTGTGGGATACAGATGTGGAATACAAGAAGCAGCAGGATCCCTACCTGCTGAGGACAGGACGCTTTGAAGAGGCTAGCACCATGCAGTGCCGCCTGGCTCTCTCCCCTGACACCCACGTCTTGGCCTTGGCCAGCGGCACTAGTATTCATCTCTACAATACCCGGCGGGGTGAGAAGGAGGAATGCTTTGAGCAGGTCCATGGGGAGTGTATCACGGACTTATCCTTCGACATCACTGGCCGCTTTCTGGCCTCCTGTGGGGATCGGGCAGTGCGGCTTTTCCACAATACCCCTGGCCACCGAGCAGTGGTGGAGGAGATGCAGGGCCTCCTGAAGCGGGCCTCCACCGAGAGCACTCGCCAGAGGCTGCAGCAGCAGCTAACCCAGGCCCAGGAGGCCCTGAGGAGCCTGGGAGCCCTGAAGAAGTGA
- the Tbl2 gene encoding transducin beta-like protein 2 isoform X2 codes for MTKREDGGFTFTATPEDFPKKHKAPVINIGIADTGKFIMTASSDTTVLIWNLKGQVLSTINTNQMNNTYAAISPCSRFVATCGFTPDVKVWEVCFGKKGDFQEVVRAFELKGHTAAVHSFAFSNDSRRMASVSKDGTWKLWDTDVEYKKQQDPYLLRTGRFEEASTMQCRLALSPDTHVLALASGTSIHLYNTRRGEKEECFEQVHGECITDLSFDITGRFLASCGDRAVRLFHNTPGHRAVVEEMQGLLKRASTESTRQRLQQQLTQAQEALRSLGALKK; via the exons ATGACCAAGAGAGAAGATGGGGGATTTACCTTCACAGCCACCCCAGAGGACTTCCCTAAAAAGCACAAGGCACCTGTCATCAACATTGGCATTGCTGACACAG GGAAGTTCATCATGACAGCCTCCAGTGACACAACTGTCCTCATCTGGAATCTGAAAGGTCAGGTTCTGTCTACCATCAACACCAACCAGATGAACAATACCTATGCTGCTATATCCCCTTGCAGCAG GTTTGTGGCCACATGTGGTTTCACCCCAGATGTGAAGGTCTGGGAAGTCTGCTTTGGAAAGAAGGGGGACTTCCAGGAGGTCGTGCGAGCCTTTGAACTGAAGGGCCACACTGCAGCTGTCCACTCCTTCGCTTTCTCCAACGACTCGCGGAG GATGGCCTCTGTCTCCAAGGATGGTACATGGAAATTGTGGGATACAGATGTGGAATACAAGAAGCAGCAGGATCCCTACCTGCTGAGGACAGGACGCTTTGAAGAGGCTAGCACCATGCAGTGCCGCCTGGCTCTCTCCCCTGACACCCACGTCTTGGCCTTGGCCAGCGGCACTAGTATTCATCTCTACAATACCCGGCGGGGTGAGAAGGAGGAATGCTTTGAGCAGGTCCATGGGGAGTGTATCACGGACTTATCCTTCGACATCACTGGCCGCTTTCTGGCCTCCTGTGGGGATCGGGCAGTGCGGCTTTTCCACAATACCCCTGGCCACCGAGCAGTGGTGGAGGAGATGCAGGGCCTCCTGAAGCGGGCCTCCACCGAGAGCACTCGCCAGAGGCTGCAGCAGCAGCTAACCCAGGCCCAGGAGGCCCTGAGGAGCCTGGGAGCCCTGAAGAAGTGA